One window of Nymphaea colorata isolate Beijing-Zhang1983 chromosome 1, ASM883128v2, whole genome shotgun sequence genomic DNA carries:
- the LOC116248990 gene encoding FHA domain-containing protein PS1, producing MDQKEEERGKMIPVFTVFKNGAHVKNIILSRAPVSEAERSQEDVIMMVGRHPDCDIVLEHPSISRYHLQLKINESSKKLWVTDQSSVHGTMVSGRKMTPQVSVQVEEGDVLKLGGSTRMYKLKWVSSIFDLEKEQDDVLSSISQNQENEGSGILLDIDKQNQCPSAPPLKSEGLYPSLPGSPISSTTSRKGNHGRQSSETMEQQGTVNLWSRRCMSSSAPHLRKHTKRDKGLDMLCYAEITNLESKAAAVIDHAKNEMIMDIIASQVEVNLDKENPTTNLLVGSNDDEVRVWENTTALDVSSEDMACGSKQVLPPDSCIGSSFEEENTLMPNKESDEGLDMALYAEITNLELGADAIFIHQEKNEVSTDIIDNQEEEFDLEKENRGTNEFVASDDIEMGGWENSTTVNVFLETKEWHVVQGVPYGSIISSNEDEDLLLPNKKSFSPQTLQCISESNVGEEDPHGLQPDNAILRNWNAPATPDHGCGAMLEGLYCGSGYQSVEEERKSCSSDLVNLIPKTNNKATGGCLAESNNKKIAVTAEQGTKRHQFQPSPLGRSPLSARITKSGREDTFVSDKENSTHQIPSRVLKSSRRLEYGDLDDERNSGTLKSVEEQDKRNRLPGSSPFFRGCLDMEDVFLSDKENMTPHTPSVSILKSRGKLTSENSTMKANNIRQLATAKHDMKLEWLCGSPSSAHSDSIMEGMFPCDKENVTPKSSQVLKSRAKTSSKFKEEMILKRRQEERVPFQNLLLSSPGGVEHSPIINNASGTFNISNKKRISNEISCSSVSFSHQESDTVGAAAKKKWYMVVDTSCLLNAQSRRSLKLMEGLKGTQLIIPRMVVRELDSLKHRASRFRKESEASVVMQWIEQCMVKMSWWIHVQSSGECFPVSATPPVSPHLQLNQGGSESSGCNAMSFLTASQISFSSYGSFAEIVSPTAEDHILECALLFKRLKTDGQLILLTKEVGLRIKAMAEGLICETPEEFCESLVNPYSERFLWLESTPRGPTWSSLDGLHGLKESHHQPARSSLKKKVFTEGAKGLKLVLRHNDHYGQVNLAA from the exons ATGgaccaaaaagaagaagaaagaggcaaaATGATCCCTGTTTTCACTGTCTTCAAGAATGGAGCTCATGTGAAGAACATCATCCTCAGCAGAGCACCTGTTTCAGAGGCTGAACGTAGCCAAGAAGACGTGATTATGATGGTTGGGCGCCAcccagattgtgatattgtgTTAGAGCACCCTAGCATCAGCCGGTACCATCTTCAACTCAAGATTAATGAATCTTCCAAGAAGCTTTGGGTGACTGATCAATCTTCAG TTCATGGGACAATGGTTTCGGGACGAAAGATGACACCCCAAGTTTCCGTGCAAGTTGAAGAAGGAGACGTTCTGAAGTTGGGAGGTTCAACAAGGATGTATAAGCTGAAATGGGTGTCATCGATTTTTGACctagagaaagaacaagatgACGTATTATCGTCCATTTCCCAAAACCAGGAG AACGAAGGGAGTGGCATCCTTCTTGATATCgataaacaaaatcaatgtCCATCGGCACCTCCATTGAAGTCCGAAGGTTTATACCCTTCATTACCAGGGTCACCAATCAGTAGCACAACATCCAGGAAAGGAAATCATGGACGACAGAGCAGTGAGACTATGGAGCAGCAAGGAACCGTGAATCTTTGGAGCAGAAGGTGCATGTCTTCAAGTGCACCTCATCTGCGTAAGCACACGAAGAGGGACAAAGGGCTTGACATGCTCTGCTATGCTGAGATTACTAATCTAGAAAGCAAAGCTGCTGCAGTCATCGATCATGCTAAGAACGAAATGATCATGGACATAATCGCCAGCCAAGTAGAAGTTAATTTGGATAAAGAGAATCCAACCACCAATTTGCTCGTTGGTTCTAATGATGACGAAGTCAGAGTCTGGGAGAACACGACTGCTCTGGATGTTTCGTCAGAAGATATGGCATGCGGCAGCAAGCAGGTACTTCCTCCTGACTCATGCATCGGTAGTTCTTTTGAAGAGGAAAACACGCTAATGCCAAATAAAGAGAGCGACGAAGGGCTTGACATGGCCTTGTATGCTGAGATCACTAATCTGGAGCTAGGAGCTGATGCTATATTCAtccaccaagaaaaaaacgAAGTTAGCACGGATATAATCGACAACCAAGAGGAAGAATTTGatttggagaaagaaaatcGTGGAACCAATGAATTCGTCGCTTCTGATGATATAGAAATGGGAGGTTGGGAGAACAGTACTACTGTCAATGTCTTCCTGGAAACAAAGGAATGGCATGTGGTGCAGGGAGTTCCTTACGGCTCCATCATTAGTTCTAACGAAGATGAAGACTTGTTACTACCAAATAAGAAAAGCTTCTCTCCACAAACTCTCCAATGCATTTCAGAATCAAATGTGGGGGAAGAAGATCCCCATGGTCTTCAACCAGATAATGCCATACTCAGGAATTGGAATGCTCCTGCAACCCCAGACCATGGTTGTGGAGCAATGTTAGAAGGGCTTTACTGTGGCTCAGGTTATCAAAGTgttgaggaagagaggaagtCTTGCTCTTCAGATCTAGTGAATTTGATTccaaaaacaaataacaaagcCACAGGTGGATGCTTGGCCGAATCAAATAACAAGAAGATAGCTGTAACTGCTGAACAGGGCACAAAGCGGCATCAGTTCCAGCCATCACCTTTAGGCCGATCACCTTTAAGCGCTAGAATCACAAAGTCCGGTAGGGAAGATACCTTCGTATCAGATAAAGAGAATTCCACCCATCAGATTCCTTCCCGTGTTCTAAAATCAAGCAGGAGACTTGAGTATGGTGATCTAGATGATGAGAGAAACAGTGGAACACTTAAAAGTGTTGAAGAGCAAGATAAGCGTAACAGGTTGCCAGGATCATCTCCATTTTTTCGTGGTTGTCTTGATATGGAAGATGTATTCCTGTCGGATAAGGAGAACATGACTCCACACACTCCATCAGTCAGTATCTTGAAGTCAAGAGGGAAGCTTACGTCTGAAAATTCAACAATGAAAGCCAATAACATAAGACAGCTTGCAACCGCTAAACACGATATGAAGTTGGAGTGGCTGTGTGGTTCACCTTCATCTGCTCACAGCGACTCCATTATGGAAGGCATGTTTCCATGTGACAAAGAGAATGTTACCCCAAAATCTTCTCAAGTTCTGAAGTCGAGGGCCAAGACTTCGTCAAAGTTCAAAGAGGAGATGATCCTAAAAAGAAGGCAGGAAGAAAGAGTACCATTCCAAAATTTGCTCCTTAGTTCACCTGGAGGTGTCGAACACTCGCCGATCATCAATAATGCATCAGGAACTTTCAATatctcaaataaaaaaagaatcagCAACGAAATCAGTTGTTCTTCTGTG TCTTTTAGTCATCAAGAGTCTGATACTGTGGGGGCGGCAGCAAAAAAGAAATGGTACATGGTGGTTGATACAAGTTGCTTACTCAATGCACAATCCAGAAGGTCACTGAAACTAATGGAAGGTCTCAAGGGGACTCAACTTATTATTCCAAGAATGG TTGTTCGGGAATTAGATAGTCTTAAACACCGAGCAAGCAGATTTAGAAAAGAATCAGAGGCTTCTGTTGTGATGCAATGGATAGAGCAATGCATGGTCAAAATGAGCTGGTGGATTCATGTGCAGAGCTCTGGTGAATGCTTCCCGGTGTCAGCAACCCCTCCAGTGTCTCCTCACCTGCAACTGAATCAAGGAGGCAGCGAATCTAGTGGCTGCAATGCGATGAGTTTCCTTACTGCTAGCCAGATCTCATTTTCCAGTTATGGAAGCTTTGCAGAGATAGTTTCACCGACTGCTGAAGATCACATTCTTGAATGCGCCCTCCTCTTCAAGAGACTCAAGACGGATGGGCAGCTCATCCTTCTAACAAAAGAAGTTGGTCTAAGAATTAAGGCCATGGCAGAG GGACTGATATGCGAGACTCCAGAGGAATTTTGCGAGAGTCTGGTAAACCCATACTCAGAGAGATTCTTGTGGCTAGAAAGCACTCCAAGAGGACCAACTTGGTCCAGCTTAGACGGTCTGCATGGATTAAAGGAGAGTCACCATCAACCTGCGAGGAGCTCCTTGAAGAAGAAGGTGTTTACTGAGGGTGCCAAGGGTCTAAAACTCGTTCTGCGCCATAATGATCATTATGGGCAGGTGAACTTAGCTGCATAA